One stretch of Armigeres subalbatus isolate Guangzhou_Male chromosome 2, GZ_Asu_2, whole genome shotgun sequence DNA includes these proteins:
- the LOC134215856 gene encoding uncharacterized protein LOC134215856, with translation MIGMCPNNMKFNDTIGRCIPRVDESRYTIRIYDESENCGIMIPDCNKDGKFPVPANCSFYYDCQRNNHNYLQYVYKCPCETMYHPDLHRCVPMTNCYVDHYAMFDRFDDEFFPKCVLQGQFRTSRNCNLYYRCVPNMDGSFFQIRYECPAMMFYNIELERCQTKYLTNCDYIPWRTIVKNYALKHDLSCDHCEPLYTTSISTLNTTISTNGPCTCSPTTECFRSTTVPMFDTTNGTSSTPEGTTDPTDITSTFFRTRSDTEDISQTETYTNSISTTDSGATITDTTHPTDEIENPEVTSSVESSTTDPDERTTSAQYSTHSSSEDYDSYEIFTWDDRSWRRTKTPPAFPSQATAFKKNGTLDQPVRCVNNRQGGLTCDGVEGNPNGWIEIPGYSIRYQRRVGNGDKPNKQLNADVNLRLRYPQMYRFEAYPKRRKVEVINS, from the exons ATGATTGGAATGTGCCCGAATAACATG AAATTCAACGATACCATAGGGCGATGCATACCACGAGTTGACGAGTCGCGTTATACAATCAGGATTTATGATGAATCGGAGAATTGTGGAATTATGATTCCTGATTGCAACAAGGATG GTAAATTTCCAGTTCCTGCAAACTGTTCTTTTTACTACGATTGCCAGAGGAATAATCACAACTACCTACAATATGTTTATAAATGCCCATGTGAAACTATGTACCATCCAGATCTCCATCGCTGTGTTCCGATGACAAATTGTTAC GTAGACCACTATGCCATGTTTGACCGATTCGATGATGAATTCTTCCCGAAGTGCGTCTTGCAAGGTCAATTTCGAACTTCTAGGAATTGCAATCTGTACTATCGATGTGTACCCAACATGGATGGGTCATTCTTTCAAATCAGATATGA ATGCCCAGCAATGATGTTCTACAACATAGAACTGGAACGATGTCAAACAAAATACCTCACCAACTGCGATTACATACCGTGGAGAACAATTGTGAAAAATTATGCTCTAAAGCATGACTTAAGTTGTGACCACTGCGAACCGCTATACACGACTTCAATCAGCACCCTAAATACAACGATATCAACGAACGGCCCATGTACGTGTTCTCCTACTACTGAATGTTTTCGAAGTACCACCGTACCCATGTTTGATACAACAAATGGAACATCTAGCACTCCAGAAGGGACAACAGACCCAACTGACATAACCAGCACATTTTTTCGCACTCGATCAGATACTGAGGATATTAGTCAAACAGAAACTTATACTAACTCCATTAGTACAACTGACTCGGGCGCAACTATCACAGATACTACCCATCCTACAGATGAGAtagaaaaccctgaagtaacAAGTAGCGTCGAGAGTAGCACTACTGATCCAGATGAAAGGACAACCAGTGCACAATATTCTACCCACAGCTCGTCCGAAGACTACGACAGCTACGAGATATTCACGTGGGACGACCGGTCATGGCGCCGAACAAAGACACCTCCGGCATTTCCCAGCCAAGCGACTGCCTTCAAGAAAAATGGGACCCTGGACCAACCGGTGCGGTGCGTCAACAACCGCCAGGGAGGGCTGACGTGCGATGGAGTAGAGGGAAACCCGAATGGGTGGATTGAAATACCAGGCTACTCCATACGCTATCAAAGGCGGGTGGGTAACGGTGACAAACCGAACAAACAATTGAACGCCGATGTGAACCTGCGGCTGCGATATCCTCAGATGTACAGGTTTGAAGCGTACCCGAAAAGGCGAAAAGTGGAAGTGATAAATTCATAA